In Methanocella paludicola SANAE, the sequence TCGACTTCCACGTCGGCCATCATGACTTCCATGAAATTTTTTAATTCCTCGTGCCGCGGGGCTGCTATCGATGCGACCGGGCACATCCAGGCGTCCCGGCCCGATAAAAACGATTCCACTTTCCTGATGAAAGCATCGCGCTGCCCTAGCGCCTTCGAGTATCTATACAGGTCCGAGCCGGCCCCCGCAAAGGAGCCCCGCAGGAATGGATTTTTAGCATTTTGTGCCATCACTTGCCAGACCTTTCGGGGTATGTGCCATGGCGGCGAGCGGGAGTACATGGCTGTCATCTCGACCTCCTGGTTGGATTCGACCGCTTTTTGAGAGTTGAACTTCTCCGGTATGGCGAACTCTACGGTGGCACCCTGCCCGGAAAGCAAGTCGCCTGCATGCCTGACCATGCTTTTTATCTCCTCCGTGACGGGAAGGCCCGGAAACGAATCGCTCACTACCAGCTTTAGCTCTCCGACCTCCTTGTTCTTAGGAGGGAAACGGGGCATAGGGGGCACTTCCCACAGGCGGCCGTCCTCGCCGCCGATAATGGACAGGGCAAGCCGTAAGTCCCGGGCGGAACGTGCCAGGGGGCCAATGGATATCAGGTACCTTAACAGGCCCCGGGGCGTGCCGGGGATATGCCCTGTCGAGGATACCATAAAGTCAGTTGGCTTTAGCCCGTAGACGCCGCAAAAATGAGCCGGCACACGGATCGAGCCCTTAATGTCGCTCCCGATATCGAGCGCCGACATGCCCGAGGCCACGGCCGCCGCGCTGCCGCCACTGCTGCCACCGGGCGTCCTCGAGACGTCCCATGGATTATTCGTACCCCCAAAAATTGGATTGCAGCAATGGCACCCGGACAGGAACTCCGGCAGGTTGGTCTTCCCCATGACGATGGCGCCCGCGGCCTTCAGGCGCGCCACGACCGTAGCGTCCTTCGACGGTATATAGTTAGACCGGGCAGGCAGGCCGCTCGTCGTCCGCATCCCCGCCGTCTCGAAGGAGTCCTTAATGGTAACGGGCACGCCATGCAGCGGCCCTTTCAGGGCCCCGCTCTTCAATGCTTCCTCGGCCTCCTCGGCCTCCCTGAGGGCGCTATCCTTATCGAGAGTCACCACCGCGTTGATCTTCGGGTTCATCCTCTCGATACGGTCCAAAAAGGCGGCCACTACGGATACCGGGCTGAGCTTTCCTTCCGCGATGAGCCGGGCCAGCGCGGAGGCATCCTTATATATGACATCGATGGTGAACGCCCGTTATACACGTTAGATATCGCCATTATTGAACGTTATCGATACCATCGGCGGCACGGGCCCGTCGGGCCGTCGATAAGAGTGCCGCCATTTCAAGCGGAGAATCGAATATTCTTTCAGCATGTTATATTTGTCTCAGGCCGATACAGACAATGGGGGAGCGATAAATTGGAAGTAAAAAAGGACGTTGATTATTGCTTTGTCGTACCGATCAAGCCGGATAAAGTGCTGGAGTTGAAGGATTTCTGGAGGGAGGCCGGCACAAAAAAGGCCGGCACCATGGACGTATATTTGCGTAACGTGGGACAATCCCGTGTCATGGCGTTCCTCGAGACCATGGAAGGCGAGCATTACCTGACCCAGTACATCCGGGGCTCCGAGGAGCTTCGCACGATACTCATGAAGAACCGGGGCATCGACCTTCCAGTGGCTGATTTCATTTTCCGGGAGTTCCAAAGGTTCGCCGGTTACGACATTACCGCGCCGGAAAATATACCGGACCTGGAGCTATTGTTCGACTGGACGGCGGACCGGAAGACCGGCGAAGCTATGACGGAATCCAGGGCTTATGCAGTAATGCTACTGCCCGAAAAAGCCGAAGAAGCTAAACGCTTCTATGCCCGGTTCAGGGAAGAGT encodes:
- a CDS encoding amidase, whose protein sequence is MAAFLDRIERMNPKINAVVTLDKDSALREAEEAEEALKSGALKGPLHGVPVTIKDSFETAGMRTTSGLPARSNYIPSKDATVVARLKAAGAIVMGKTNLPEFLSGCHCCNPIFGGTNNPWDVSRTPGGSSGGSAAAVASGMSALDIGSDIKGSIRVPAHFCGVYGLKPTDFMVSSTGHIPGTPRGLLRYLISIGPLARSARDLRLALSIIGGEDGRLWEVPPMPRFPPKNKEVGELKLVVSDSFPGLPVTEEIKSMVRHAGDLLSGQGATVEFAIPEKFNSQKAVESNQEVEMTAMYSRSPPWHIPRKVWQVMAQNAKNPFLRGSFAGAGSDLYRYSKALGQRDAFIRKVESFLSGRDAWMCPVASIAAPRHEELKNFMEVMMADVEVEGVKTPYDVATFGYTSIFNLTGSPVVTIPAGFTKDGLPVGLQAVGKRWRDVQLLDVAEMISGIIGTYRPPDFT